Sequence from the Carassius gibelio isolate Cgi1373 ecotype wild population from Czech Republic chromosome A7, carGib1.2-hapl.c, whole genome shotgun sequence genome:
CGGAGGGATACGGGCCACTGCTGGAAACGCTCACGGAATTCCGTGCTGCCCTGGAAGGGCTTGTTGGTGGCTGCTTTGAGCAGCTCAGGCTTGCAGCTTTTGGTTGGATGACTCGGCAGGCCTTGATAGTCTTGTCGATGGGTGGTGAGGTCCTGGAAAGGTTGGCTGCTGGGTTTGTATTCTATTGGCGGTTTAATGTACCGGGCTTCTAGAGCGTGTGGAACATAAGAGAGCTTGTTGCTGGTCATGTTTTCGAAAGGAGTATCGGATAGCTTGGCTATGTTTGGGGGCTTGTAGCTCTCTCGTGGCACGAGGCCTCGGTGGACGAAATCATCCTGGAAGGTCGTGGAATTCCCAAACTTTGCAGAAGGGGATTGATATGGTGTGTCATGCTTGGTCAGTTCCCGTCTGCTGATCTCCCACTGACGAAAATCCTCTTTAAAAACATCATACAAAACTTTTACTAACAAACAAAGGCATTTACtgtcataaattatttttatgcatttcacTTGAGTTTTAAACAAGCTTTTGTACTGTGTACTGAAAATATTGTTGGCTTTTATGATAAACTGAACAGTACTACCATTCATACTctaagtttggggttagtaagattttttaaatgtttttaaaataagccttttacactcaccaaggctgcatttatttgatcaaaaatacagttatttttttatattattaaaattttaaataactgttgtttatttgaatatgctttaaaatgtaatttattcctgtgatgtaaagctgtattttcagcatcattcctccagtcttcagtgtcacatgatccttcagaagtatgctgatttgctgctcaagaaacatttctgatatttatcattatcattgctgaaaatggttgtgctgcttagtaAGTTTGTTGGAATtcatgatggatttttttttccaggattctttgacaaaTAGAACAAACGGCAaactgctgtcacttttgatcaatttaatgcatccttgctaaaataGAAGTAGTTAAACTTAGTTAAACTTAAactatatatgaagagttcagatgcaaaaacctctaaatgccatctgaaattttcatctaaaattaggatttttatcaagcgcctatgcttaggttgagtcattttactttaatggcaatgtgcaggtccttttccaggctattaaagtgaaataagtgaacataaatataggagcctgaaaaaattcctaattttagatgaaaatttcagatggcatttagaggcttttgcatctgaactcttcatatatatatatatatatatatatatatatatatatatataaacaaataaatatgtaaaaataataatgtaaaaattatacaAATCTTACTCAGCCCagacctttgaacagtagtgtgtatgATGTTTCTTGCtgagaataaatacatttcaatccAAATATACTTAATTATTATCTAAGTAACAGTTGATAACTACATGTGGTTGTTAATACAAAATACTCTCTTTGTTCAGTATGTATTCTGAAACTGCATGCTCTGAAAGCATCACATGACCTAACTGACCTAGCTTGTCATTACCTGTATAGGTGGGTACAGTGTCCAGTTTTGCATTCGTGGTATAATCTCTCTCTTTAGGACGCGAAGGAACAAAAGGTTGCACTTCATAAGGGTTGAAGTCTTGATTATAGGTCGTTCCTAAGTCAATCTCTCCAGGCTTGGGCTTGTACTCGGCATGCGGCTTCTCAGGGCGACGTGTGATCATATACGGGATATAGTCCATCCTATACACaaggttaaagaaaaaaaaccaaAAGGTTATATGACATTCTGAAGCCAACAGAAGGGCACGGAGGAGCCGTTTTAAGATTTAGTTTACTGACACTTTGCATTTCTTTTAAGTCAAAGAAAATCGATCCAGTTCTAGTGAGTAGATCagttgttaatgtacatataaaacacagtaaatgatTGATTAAAGATTAGTCACAAATTCTCAGAACGTACCTGAAGGTGGTTGTTCCTTCCATCGTGTCCTGATGAGCTTTATACTGCAGCTGGGGCTTGAGGCTCTTGGGCCGCATTTGCCCTTTATAGGCAGGATACTTCTCAGAGTACTCTGACAACACATTAGTCTGACTGCCTTTCTTGTAAAGTGCTGTGGGTTGGTGTGTGCAACGGTGGCGGCTGGAGATAATAGAGAAGCATTTAAAGCAGAGgacccaaaaataataatagacaCGTCTAAGAAGACATAAAACTCTTTAATATTGTATTTCACCAAGAGATTCTTGTCAGTTTCTGCAGTACTTTTACTGAACATGTTTTGTGTAGTCCAGGGCAACAGATATACAACAAACTATGTCACTAACTAAAGGCCCAATCCAACACAAACGtgttaattcatattattttctttttactaCAAGTGTATTGAGGACTTACATTTGCTTCAGACTGAAAGCAATTGattaaaacctgttaactgtTACCCGGCCCCTCGGTTGGAcgcctacgtttacttcactatattacaattaaatcctaatctaatcatgacaaactatatattgttggaaaggtctaagacttctaaatagacattttattagctttttatcttttttaaaaaaaaatatatatatatgtaggaaAAGtgatagattaatttatggcaagagtgcaccctaaaaacctacatcataacaggagttctgacctgaGTTCTgaaagtcttctttgttgcagtttttttctatcacactttagaaatcatcagaaatatatatcacttgaaaacttaaaatctcaaaattcaacctttgaaacccattttaaattcaaattgtacttcaaaatcatgttacaaaatgttttcagtcatgaattataaaaatgtaggtttggatcatgcactttcaagtctaagTTCataaatgtgagtgacagttaacaggttttaaattaaaattttaataaaattaaactggCTACTTGACATTTTCTTCACTATTTCCCAATTAATTACGCAACGATATAAAAGGGTAAATAACGTAatagatttttttccaaaattagTTATTgtagtttattgtttttttaaatttccaaaccattattaaaatgtattaaaattaattaaatatgaaattattttcacttttcaatCTGTCAAGATTTGTTTTGTGAATATGTTCAATTAACGTCACTTGATATTCCTGTCACCATTTACCTATCAATTATTCAAAACACCTTCTCGGGCTTCAAACAGAActacaaaaacagacaaacacactcaAAATACTCTTACCCACAGATGCACATGTCACAGATACAAAGCCGTGTCATTTTCCTCAGTTTATTGAGGATAGTTATCAATTTTCTTCACTTTAGGCACTGCTTGCTGGCGTTGTCTTGTACTAAGCGTTCCGTTTCCCCGGCAACTAATGTTTGCGGCGTCCTGGTGATGACGCAGATTAACGTATTACGTATGACACGTGCGACGGGCACTACGCACTTTAGCGCTTCCTGGACTAGAGGAAACATGTGAGTGTCTGTTGTCATTTGTCATGTTGATGGTATTAAAGTTTGAATATCAGTATTATTTTTAGTGAGGTTGCGCGTTTAGTTTTTACGACATTATATATGTTTGCTGTTGTTTAAGTGCCTGTCAGTTTTAGTTGAATGGACGTTTTTTTGAAAGGTTGCACATGCTTGTGTCTAATGAGTCTTGTGCACGAGagaatgtgtaaaataatgtgcCGAAATGttccatatattattattattatttttataaagctcGAAAATTAGAAACCGATCGACACATTTTGTGTTAAAGAAAGAATTAGGACACACTTGG
This genomic interval carries:
- the LOC128017363 gene encoding stabilizer of axonemal microtubules 2-like, whose translation is MTRLCICDMCICGRHRCTHQPTALYKKGSQTNVLSEYSEKYPAYKGQMRPKSLKPQLQYKAHQDTMEGTTTFRMDYIPYMITRRPEKPHAEYKPKPGEIDLGTTYNQDFNPYEVQPFVPSRPKERDYTTNAKLDTVPTYTEDFRQWEISRRELTKHDTPYQSPSAKFGNSTTFQDDFVHRGLVPRESYKPPNIAKLSDTPFENMTSNKLSYVPHALEARYIKPPIEYKPSSQPFQDLTTHRQDYQGLPSHPTKSCKPELLKAATNKPFQGSTEFRERFQQWPVSLRQMQKSVEYTSPTEHMDLTTTSHTDYIKHQIQPFVSAKPFSLPTKSSRPFQGNTTMRDDFLPWVAQRQKIIRKQEEIQRASGKMEDLTTFRAHFIQHEPQPSFSFKPRNAPLRPDVPLQNETMYSTEFTPKKISLCLAGLEYPPGFVFDNCDDRGHRFFRKMSSADRIETPKEMVLTA